From the Aquitalea magnusonii genome, one window contains:
- a CDS encoding histone deacetylase family protein: MLTFYSQLHHLHHASELKDGKVSPCFEMPHRADTVLARVREVGLGPLATAPAQDSSRYARVHSARYVRFLETAWQEWSALGHQHDALPLVWPVRDLRSDIEPEHIDGKLGFYAMDAGVAITAGTWQAVRASADLALAGMQHLLDGQHSAFALCRPPGHHAAAEYMGGYCYLNNAAIAAQFCLDQGGKRVTVLDVDFHHGNGSQSIFYARADVQFVSLHGDPRRSYPYFSGHRDETGHGAGLGFNHNYPLPHGTDWTAYAEALAHACQQIRAFQPDVLVVSLGVDTFVDDPISHFRLRSEDYFPMGAAIAGLGLPTLFVMEGGYMVDEIGINAVNVLQGFAGQG, translated from the coding sequence ATGCTTACCTTCTACAGCCAGCTTCACCATTTGCACCATGCCTCTGAACTGAAAGACGGCAAGGTATCCCCCTGTTTTGAAATGCCGCATCGTGCCGACACGGTGCTGGCGCGCGTGCGCGAAGTGGGCCTGGGGCCGCTGGCCACCGCGCCGGCGCAGGACAGCAGCCGCTATGCGCGGGTACACAGCGCACGCTATGTACGCTTTCTGGAAACCGCCTGGCAGGAATGGAGCGCACTGGGACATCAGCACGATGCCTTGCCGCTGGTATGGCCGGTGCGCGATTTGCGCAGCGATATCGAGCCCGAGCATATCGATGGCAAGCTGGGGTTTTATGCGATGGATGCCGGTGTGGCCATTACCGCCGGCACCTGGCAGGCGGTGCGCGCCAGTGCCGATCTGGCGCTGGCCGGGATGCAGCATCTGCTGGATGGCCAGCACAGCGCCTTTGCCCTGTGCCGTCCGCCCGGCCACCATGCCGCTGCCGAATACATGGGGGGCTATTGTTATCTCAATAATGCCGCCATCGCAGCCCAGTTCTGCCTGGATCAGGGCGGCAAGCGGGTGACGGTGCTGGATGTGGACTTCCACCACGGCAATGGCAGCCAGAGCATTTTCTATGCGCGTGCCGATGTGCAGTTTGTCTCCCTGCATGGCGACCCGCGGCGTTCCTACCCTTATTTCTCCGGCCATCGAGACGAAACCGGCCACGGAGCCGGGCTGGGCTTCAACCATAACTATCCGCTGCCCCACGGGACGGACTGGACGGCCTATGCCGAGGCGCTGGCGCATGCCTGTCAGCAGATTCGCGCCTTCCAGCCGGATGTGCTGGTGGTGTCACTGGGCGTGGATACCTTTGTGGATGATCCCATCAGCCATTTTCGCCTGCGTAGTGAGGATTATTTCCCCATGGGCGCAGCCATTGCCGGGCTGGGCCTGCCCACCCTGTTTGTGATGGAGGGTGGTTATATGGTGGACGAAATCGGCATCAATGCCGTGAATGTGCTGCAGGGCTTCGCAGGGCAGGGCTGA
- a CDS encoding YbcC family protein, with the protein MTSANPAWQAAASSAASRIAPSWPLDSLLASSPYWGLRQQSFQQAHYTLHSLAGSRLHLDEADYRRQYAAGQISLADLAAALQEAGSGQTPAQWLQQGDATPAAAPARLLQSNWRQDAAGHAGLQNWQQVITQQVSQCCAAWFDHDQAEWQPDRHGGLYQNWLAEMALQPPPSPDATERQRLRHAIAALPADHHALFQHVLPRLEAKPHWLSDWFYVLLQRNSGWAAWCRYQQWQAGLAGSDSSLPEELLAMQLAWEYLLDNGERGADSHWQHWHAAWDAQVAAAPGNARGLIWQRAAELARHGPLLAQLAAQPAAPAMAGSDIHAVFCIDVRSEPMRRALEQALPGASSAGFAGFFGLPLAIRFAGEDHSQPRLPGLLAPSWEAIMPPLEKGLQEWGAFQRAPLSSFTLVESAGLGKAGKLLHKAFPGKRRATLAELDPWLNDKDKAMVSAGRQLNTDDIVALVEKLLPAMGLAHGFPATVLLVGHASHSSNNPQASALQCGACGGHGGHLHVLLLSDWLQRPAVRKGLAARGWTIPASTVFLPVLHLTHSDELQVLQAEGQSALQQQRGQQLQPLLEQVASLARSRRAGQDDMPPTIGADRLLALLRQKGHHWAETRPEWGLAGNHCFIAAPRSRSAALDLQGRAFLQEYHWQQDPQGSQLAAIFGGPLVVAHWINMQYFAAVADPARYGSGNKLLHNVVGGRIGVFEGNSGDLRIGLSMQSVHDGKQWRHAPLRLAACIDAPAALIAQALQQQAEVATLVQQRWLHLYRFAETGMEYWSNGNWQAATLPAHP; encoded by the coding sequence ATGACATCCGCTAATCCCGCCTGGCAAGCTGCGGCAAGCAGCGCCGCCAGCCGCATTGCACCCAGTTGGCCGCTGGACAGCCTGCTGGCCAGTTCGCCCTACTGGGGGCTGCGCCAGCAATCATTTCAGCAGGCCCACTATACGCTGCACAGCCTGGCCGGCAGCCGCCTGCATCTGGATGAAGCCGACTACCGGCGGCAATACGCCGCTGGCCAGATCAGCCTTGCCGACCTGGCGGCAGCACTGCAGGAGGCCGGCAGCGGGCAAACGCCTGCGCAATGGCTGCAACAGGGCGATGCCACGCCCGCCGCCGCACCGGCCAGATTGCTGCAAAGCAACTGGCGGCAGGACGCGGCAGGCCATGCCGGCCTGCAAAACTGGCAGCAGGTGATTACCCAGCAGGTAAGCCAGTGTTGTGCGGCATGGTTCGATCATGACCAGGCCGAATGGCAGCCAGACCGGCACGGCGGGCTGTACCAGAACTGGCTGGCCGAAATGGCGCTGCAGCCACCACCCAGCCCGGATGCCACCGAACGCCAACGCCTGCGCCATGCCATTGCCGCCCTGCCAGCGGATCACCACGCGCTGTTCCAGCACGTACTGCCCCGGCTGGAGGCCAAACCGCACTGGCTGAGTGACTGGTTTTATGTGCTGCTGCAACGCAATAGCGGCTGGGCCGCCTGGTGCCGTTATCAGCAGTGGCAGGCCGGGCTGGCCGGTAGCGACAGCAGCCTGCCGGAAGAATTGCTGGCCATGCAACTAGCCTGGGAATACCTGCTGGACAACGGCGAGCGCGGTGCCGACAGCCACTGGCAACACTGGCATGCCGCCTGGGACGCACAGGTGGCGGCAGCGCCCGGCAACGCCCGCGGGCTGATCTGGCAGCGCGCCGCCGAACTGGCAAGACACGGCCCTCTGCTGGCCCAGTTGGCCGCGCAGCCTGCCGCCCCCGCCATGGCGGGCAGCGACATCCATGCGGTGTTTTGCATCGATGTCCGCTCAGAACCCATGCGCCGTGCGCTGGAACAAGCGCTGCCGGGAGCCAGCAGCGCCGGCTTTGCCGGTTTCTTCGGTCTGCCGCTGGCCATTCGCTTTGCCGGCGAGGACCACAGCCAGCCGCGCCTGCCCGGCCTGCTGGCCCCCAGTTGGGAGGCCATCATGCCGCCACTGGAAAAGGGCTTGCAGGAATGGGGGGCATTCCAGCGTGCGCCCCTGTCGTCCTTCACCCTGGTGGAAAGCGCCGGGCTGGGCAAGGCGGGCAAGCTGCTGCACAAGGCGTTTCCCGGCAAACGCCGGGCCACGCTGGCCGAGCTTGACCCCTGGCTCAACGACAAGGACAAGGCCATGGTGTCGGCGGGCCGTCAGTTGAACACCGATGACATCGTGGCGCTGGTGGAAAAACTGCTGCCCGCCATGGGCCTGGCCCACGGTTTCCCCGCCACGGTATTGCTGGTGGGGCATGCCAGCCACAGCAGCAACAACCCGCAGGCATCGGCCTTGCAATGCGGGGCCTGTGGCGGCCACGGCGGCCATCTGCACGTGCTGCTGCTCAGTGACTGGCTGCAACGCCCGGCCGTTCGCAAGGGACTGGCCGCGCGCGGCTGGACCATCCCGGCCAGCACGGTGTTTCTGCCGGTGCTGCACCTGACGCACAGCGACGAACTGCAGGTATTGCAGGCCGAAGGCCAGTCTGCACTGCAGCAACAGCGCGGCCAGCAACTGCAGCCGCTGCTGGAGCAGGTGGCCAGCCTGGCGCGCAGCCGACGTGCCGGCCAGGATGACATGCCGCCGACCATCGGTGCCGACCGGCTATTGGCCCTGCTGCGGCAAAAAGGCCACCACTGGGCTGAAACCCGCCCTGAGTGGGGGCTGGCCGGCAATCACTGCTTCATTGCAGCGCCACGCAGCCGCAGCGCCGCGCTGGATCTGCAAGGCCGGGCCTTCCTGCAGGAATACCACTGGCAACAGGACCCGCAAGGCAGCCAACTGGCCGCCATTTTTGGCGGACCGCTGGTAGTGGCGCACTGGATCAATATGCAGTATTTCGCAGCGGTGGCCGACCCCGCACGTTATGGCAGCGGCAACAAGCTGCTGCACAACGTGGTGGGGGGACGAATCGGCGTGTTCGAAGGCAATAGTGGCGATTTACGCATCGGCCTTTCCATGCAGTCGGTACATGACGGCAAGCAATGGCGCCATGCACCGCTGCGGCTGGCGGCCTGCATTGACGCCCCCGCCGCGCTGATTGCCCAGGCGCTGCAGCAGCAAGCGGAAGTGGCCACCCTGGTACAGCAGCGCTGGCTGCATCTCTACCGTTTTGCCGAAACCGGCATGGAGTACTGGAGCAATGGCAACTGGCAAGCCGCCACCCTGCCTGCACACCCCTGA
- a CDS encoding NADH-quinone oxidoreductase subunit L, producing MVLSLHALLALLWLLPALLRPGLQHHWRLAQASAAGGALAALLLICLQGLQPALLFQLLIQLLAWVILRFSVRYFSGEPGQARFLRAVGWLLAGATLVVASQDWLTLLAGWLLTSPALQSLLTFYPDRPQARIAARREAVASRLAELCLLLGAALTAWAVSSPLFADIARPLDSSAAQLARHAGAVLLVCCVLLKTAQLPFHGWLTQVMEAPTPISALLHAGVVNLGGMVLIKLAALWAAVPLTAWLLVLWGGMTAGLACWVMQTRISIKLRLAWSTCAQMGFMLMECGLGQYSLALLHLVTHSIYKAHAFLSSGSQVRSTIRQSASMASSGKGWHLASGVAGIALLLASLHGWQLALGHALQPPPLLIVIIGLGLAPLCQRSMRGYALALLLCQTYLLLHTLFANMQADHAAAPLACQALLALFFAGLFLLQGWINRHPGHPLSQRLYALAFGGLYLDEWWLRISMRTRLHRLGRRPAFNHDGASAHDIR from the coding sequence ATGGTTTTATCTCTACATGCCTTGCTGGCCCTGCTGTGGCTGCTACCGGCACTGCTGCGCCCCGGTCTGCAGCACCACTGGCGGCTGGCCCAGGCCAGCGCCGCCGGGGGCGCACTGGCAGCCCTGCTGCTGATATGCCTGCAGGGCCTGCAGCCGGCCCTGCTCTTTCAGTTGCTGATCCAGCTACTGGCCTGGGTCATCTTGCGTTTTTCAGTGCGTTATTTCAGCGGTGAGCCAGGCCAGGCACGTTTTCTGCGCGCGGTAGGCTGGCTGCTGGCCGGCGCTACCCTGGTGGTGGCCAGCCAGGATTGGCTCACCTTGCTGGCGGGCTGGTTGCTGACCAGTCCGGCCTTGCAAAGCCTGCTCACCTTCTATCCCGATCGGCCACAGGCGCGCATTGCCGCCCGGCGCGAGGCCGTGGCCAGCCGGCTGGCCGAGCTGTGTTTGCTGCTGGGTGCCGCGCTGACTGCCTGGGCGGTGTCCTCCCCGCTGTTTGCCGACATTGCCCGGCCGCTGGACTCCAGCGCAGCGCAACTGGCGCGTCATGCCGGCGCGGTGTTACTGGTGTGCTGTGTGCTGCTCAAGACCGCACAGCTCCCCTTCCATGGCTGGCTCACCCAGGTGATGGAAGCGCCAACCCCGATCTCCGCGCTGCTGCATGCCGGGGTGGTGAACCTGGGCGGCATGGTGCTGATCAAGCTGGCGGCCTTGTGGGCGGCCGTACCGCTGACCGCCTGGCTGCTGGTGCTGTGGGGCGGCATGACCGCCGGACTGGCCTGCTGGGTAATGCAGACCCGCATCAGCATCAAGCTGCGGCTGGCCTGGTCCACCTGCGCCCAGATGGGCTTCATGCTGATGGAGTGCGGCCTGGGCCAATACTCGCTGGCCTTGCTGCACCTGGTGACCCACTCCATCTACAAGGCACATGCCTTCCTCAGTTCGGGCAGCCAGGTGCGTAGCACCATTCGCCAGTCGGCCAGCATGGCCAGCAGCGGCAAGGGCTGGCATCTGGCCAGTGGCGTGGCCGGCATTGCCCTGCTGCTGGCCAGCCTGCACGGCTGGCAACTGGCGCTGGGCCACGCCCTGCAGCCACCGCCGCTGCTCATCGTCATCATCGGCCTGGGGCTGGCTCCGCTGTGCCAGCGCAGCATGCGCGGCTATGCGCTGGCCCTGCTGCTGTGCCAGACCTACCTGCTGCTGCACACATTGTTTGCCAACATGCAGGCGGATCATGCGGCTGCTCCGCTGGCCTGCCAGGCGCTGCTGGCGCTGTTTTTTGCCGGGCTGTTCCTGCTGCAAGGCTGGATAAACCGCCACCCCGGCCATCCGCTGAGCCAGCGGTTGTATGCGCTCGCCTTTGGCGGCTTGTATCTGGACGAGTGGTGGCTGCGCATCAGCATGCGTACCCGGCTGCACCGGCTGGGTCGTCGCCCCGCTTTCAACCATGACGGAGCCTCTGCCCATGACATCCGCTAA
- a CDS encoding LysR family transcriptional regulator — protein sequence MTRIDYNSLHTFLLVARERSFTRAAAQLGVSQSALSHSIRVLEARLGLRLLTRNTRGVSPSEAGEHLLARIADSYDNIEFALAALSEMKEKPSGTVRITTHDHAADSVLWPRLRPLLRDYPDIRLELDINYALVDIVAERFDAGVRSGGQVAGDMIATRIGPDYRMAVVGAPSYLAGRRPPQLPQELSTHRCINLRLPTHGGLYAWEFMQDGKMVETRVDGQLVFNTSGQMLTAALDGYGLAYLPEDMVQDGLRSGRLCAVLQAFWPRLTGYHLYYPHRRQPSPAFALVLDTLRYRDGVTAAAAGWTAGGR from the coding sequence ATGACCCGCATCGACTACAACAGCCTGCATACCTTTCTGCTGGTGGCGCGTGAGCGCAGCTTTACCCGTGCGGCCGCGCAGTTGGGCGTATCGCAATCGGCGCTCAGCCATTCCATCCGCGTGCTGGAAGCGCGGCTTGGCCTGCGCCTGCTGACACGCAATACGCGCGGGGTAAGCCCCAGCGAGGCGGGTGAGCATCTGCTGGCACGTATTGCCGACAGCTACGACAACATCGAATTTGCCCTGGCCGCGCTCAGTGAAATGAAGGAAAAACCGTCCGGCACCGTGCGCATCACCACCCACGACCATGCGGCCGACAGCGTGCTGTGGCCACGCCTGCGCCCGCTGCTGCGTGACTATCCGGACATCCGGCTGGAACTGGACATCAACTACGCCCTGGTGGATATCGTGGCGGAGCGCTTTGACGCCGGAGTGCGCAGCGGTGGCCAGGTGGCAGGAGACATGATTGCCACCCGCATCGGCCCGGACTACCGCATGGCCGTGGTGGGCGCACCGTCCTACCTGGCCGGGCGCCGCCCGCCGCAACTACCGCAGGAACTGAGTACACATCGCTGCATTAATCTGCGCCTGCCCACGCATGGCGGGCTGTATGCCTGGGAGTTCATGCAGGACGGAAAAATGGTGGAAACCCGCGTCGATGGGCAATTGGTATTCAATACCAGCGGCCAGATGCTGACCGCCGCACTGGATGGGTATGGTCTGGCCTACCTGCCGGAAGACATGGTGCAAGACGGGCTGCGCAGCGGCAGGCTATGCGCGGTGCTGCAGGCGTTCTGGCCGCGGCTGACCGGCTATCATCTCTACTACCCGCACCGGCGCCAGCCCTCACCGGCCTTTGCCCTGGTGCTGGACACCCTGCGCTATCGCGACGGGGTGACCGCTGCCGCGGCAGGCTGGACGGCAGGCGGCAGATAG
- a CDS encoding LysR family transcriptional regulator: MINRLNYHHLYYFWRVAAEGHLTRTAERLHISQSALSAQIRQLEEQLGTPLFLREGKKLLLTEMGASVLRYAEAIFALGNELLATTSSQDAGQGGQLRIGSVSTLSRNFLESFLHPVLGRQAVKLNLEAGGLEELLSRLAAFELDVVLSNRPVIADDKHPWRCRTLARQEVCLIGPPGLVQGPFDLAQILRQQLLMVPSAKSEIRVRFDLLCEKLGIEPRIRAEVDDMATLRLLARDAGAVALIPAIVVKDELGKGLLEKYGSVQGVEETFYAITVRRRFEAPHLQELFQLFAMPG; the protein is encoded by the coding sequence ATGATCAATCGCCTCAACTACCACCATCTGTATTATTTCTGGCGTGTGGCGGCGGAAGGCCACCTCACGCGTACCGCCGAGCGCTTGCATATTTCACAGTCGGCGCTGTCAGCACAGATACGCCAGTTGGAGGAGCAACTCGGCACGCCCTTGTTTCTGCGCGAAGGCAAAAAATTGCTGCTGACCGAAATGGGCGCATCGGTGCTGCGCTATGCCGAGGCCATCTTTGCGCTTGGTAACGAGCTGCTGGCCACCACCAGCAGCCAGGATGCCGGCCAGGGCGGCCAGTTGCGCATTGGCAGCGTGTCCACCCTGTCACGCAATTTCCTGGAAAGTTTTCTGCATCCGGTGCTGGGACGGCAGGCGGTGAAGCTGAATCTGGAAGCCGGCGGGCTGGAGGAGTTGCTCAGCCGGCTGGCTGCTTTCGAACTGGACGTGGTGTTGAGCAATCGTCCGGTGATTGCCGATGACAAGCATCCCTGGCGTTGCCGCACCCTGGCCAGGCAGGAAGTCTGCCTGATCGGCCCGCCCGGCCTGGTGCAAGGGCCGTTCGACCTGGCGCAGATCCTGCGCCAGCAGTTGCTGATGGTGCCCAGCGCCAAGAGTGAAATCCGTGTGCGCTTTGACCTCTTGTGCGAAAAACTGGGTATCGAGCCGCGCATCCGGGCTGAAGTGGATGATATGGCCACACTGCGGCTGCTGGCGCGCGATGCCGGCGCGGTGGCCCTGATTCCGGCCATCGTGGTCAAGGATGAACTGGGCAAGGGCTTGCTGGAAAAGTACGGTTCGGTGCAAGGGGTGGAGGAAACCTTCTATGCCATCACCGTACGCCGCCGTTTTGAAGCCCCGCATCTGCAGGAACTGTTCCAGTTGTTTGCCATGCCAGGCTGA